In the genome of Desulfovibrio sp. ZJ209, one region contains:
- a CDS encoding ADP-ribosylglycohydrolase family protein: protein MDGKRMTADQQAEHIRTLLLGVAVGDALGVPVEFRPRGSFHVDGMRGHGTHDQPAGTWSDDTSLTLALADAVEDGAVSLPRLARNLIAWHDKGAFTPHGEVFDMGNATARAIARLKRGVPPERAGGTEERDNGNGSLMRVAPLVFLLAGRSAEERFRLVKAVSSVTHGHAWSVTACFLFLEVLRKLLAGTAKDEAYAELRAELAAPPPFLNAAALEKFRRILKQDIRDMQETEIRSSGFVVDTLEAALWCFLTTDTYKDAVLKAVNLGDDSDTTGAVTGALAAMAYGLEAIPAEWIAQLQGRDQILRIADSMAHALVPD from the coding sequence ATGGACGGGAAAAGAATGACGGCGGACCAACAGGCCGAACATATCCGCACGCTCTTGCTGGGCGTGGCCGTGGGCGACGCCCTCGGCGTGCCCGTGGAGTTCCGGCCGCGCGGCAGCTTCCATGTGGACGGGATGCGCGGCCACGGCACCCATGACCAGCCCGCGGGCACCTGGTCGGACGACACCTCGCTCACGCTGGCGCTGGCGGACGCGGTGGAGGACGGGGCCGTCTCGCTGCCGCGCCTCGCCCGCAACCTCATCGCCTGGCACGACAAAGGCGCCTTCACGCCGCATGGCGAGGTCTTCGACATGGGCAACGCCACGGCCCGGGCCATCGCCCGCCTCAAGCGCGGCGTGCCCCCGGAGCGGGCCGGCGGCACGGAAGAGCGGGACAACGGCAACGGCAGCCTCATGCGCGTGGCGCCCTTGGTCTTCCTGCTGGCCGGCCGCAGCGCCGAGGAGCGCTTCCGGCTCGTAAAAGCCGTCTCGTCCGTCACCCACGGCCATGCCTGGTCCGTGACGGCCTGCTTTCTCTTTCTAGAAGTGCTGCGCAAGCTGCTCGCCGGCACCGCCAAGGACGAGGCATATGCGGAGCTGCGCGCGGAACTGGCCGCGCCGCCGCCATTTCTTAATGCGGCAGCACTGGAAAAATTCCGCCGCATTCTCAAGCAGGACATCCGGGACATGCAGGAAACGGAGATCCGCAGCAGCGGCTTTGTGGTCGATACCCTCGAGGCCGCGCTCTGGTGCTTCCTGACAACAGACACTTACAAAGACGCCGTGCTGAAAGCCGTGAACCTCGGCGACGATTCAGATACCACCGGCGCTGTCACGGGCGCCCTGGCGGCCATGGCGTACGGCCTTGAGGCCATCCCGGCGGAATGGATCGCGCAGTTGCAAGGGCGCGACCAGATCCTGCGCATCGCTGACA
- the rpsB gene encoding 30S ribosomal protein S2 has translation MAYVSMKQMLETGVHFGHQTRRWNPKMRPYIFGARNGIHIIDLQQTVKLFRDAYDKMADTVAKGGKVLFIGTKRQAQEAVAAEASRAHQFYVTNRWMGGTLTNFVTIQKSIERLKKLESMFADGSINRYQKKEVLLLEREMRKLEESLGGIKNMDRLPQLAFIIDPNREDIAVKECRKLGIPIVAVTDTNCDPDNIDFIIPGNDDAIRAIKLFVTAFAEACLEGEAMMKDNRNVAQAEEVMADAALAEDAAAAAVAATEEREVADAVAAEVNAAL, from the coding sequence ATGGCTTACGTCAGCATGAAGCAGATGCTGGAGACCGGGGTCCACTTCGGGCACCAGACCCGGCGCTGGAACCCCAAGATGCGCCCCTACATCTTCGGCGCGCGCAACGGCATCCACATCATCGACCTGCAGCAGACGGTCAAGCTGTTCCGCGACGCCTATGACAAGATGGCCGACACCGTGGCCAAGGGCGGCAAGGTGCTCTTCATCGGCACCAAGCGCCAGGCCCAGGAGGCCGTGGCCGCCGAGGCCTCGCGCGCGCACCAGTTCTATGTGACCAACCGCTGGATGGGCGGCACGCTCACCAACTTCGTCACCATCCAGAAGAGCATCGAGCGCCTGAAGAAGCTGGAATCCATGTTCGCGGACGGCTCCATCAACCGCTACCAGAAAAAGGAAGTGCTCCTCCTGGAGCGCGAGATGCGCAAGCTCGAGGAATCCCTCGGCGGCATCAAGAACATGGACCGCCTGCCCCAGCTCGCCTTCATCATCGATCCCAACCGGGAAGACATCGCCGTCAAGGAGTGCCGCAAGCTTGGCATCCCCATCGTGGCCGTGACCGACACCAACTGCGACCCGGACAATATCGACTTCATCATCCCCGGCAATGACGACGCCATCCGCGCCATCAAGCTCTTCGTGACCGCCTTCGCCGAAGCCTGCCTCGAAGGCGAGGCCATGATGAAGGACAACCGCAACGTCGCCCAGGCCGAGGAGGTCATGGCGGACGCGGCGCTCGCCGAGGACGCGGCCGCCGCAGCCGTGGCCGCCACCGAAGAGAGGGAAGTGGCCGATGCCGTGGCCGCCGAGGTGAACGCGGCCCTCTAG
- the tsf gene encoding translation elongation factor Ts: MAISAQMVKELREKTGAGMMDCKKALVEVNGDMEKAVDWLRQKGMAKAAKKSDRATCEGLVTSAVSADGKHVAMSSLMCETDFVARGDQFQNMARRVAEAVLEHDPADAAGLDGIVGDEVKQLIASVGENMRLGKFARHSKAGDNEVVGQYIHANGKIGVLVFLTCGKAATVDTQEVKDLAKNLAMQVAATNPMALDASSLDAAAVEREREVYRQKALEEGKPANIVDKIAEGAVKKFQKEVCLMEQPYIRDDKKTVADVVREAAKAVNDTITVTGFERIQLAAE, encoded by the coding sequence ATGGCGATCAGCGCTCAAATGGTCAAGGAACTGCGCGAAAAAACCGGCGCAGGCATGATGGATTGCAAGAAAGCCCTCGTTGAAGTGAACGGCGACATGGAAAAGGCCGTGGACTGGCTGCGCCAGAAGGGCATGGCCAAGGCCGCCAAGAAGTCGGACCGCGCCACCTGCGAGGGCCTCGTCACCTCCGCCGTGAGCGCGGACGGCAAGCACGTGGCCATGTCCTCGCTCATGTGCGAGACGGATTTTGTCGCCCGCGGCGACCAGTTCCAGAACATGGCCAGGCGCGTGGCCGAGGCCGTGCTGGAGCATGACCCGGCCGACGCCGCCGGCCTTGACGGCATCGTGGGCGACGAGGTGAAGCAGCTCATCGCCTCGGTGGGCGAAAACATGCGCCTCGGCAAGTTCGCGCGGCACAGCAAGGCGGGCGACAACGAGGTCGTGGGCCAGTATATCCACGCCAATGGCAAGATCGGCGTGCTGGTCTTCCTCACCTGCGGCAAGGCCGCCACCGTGGACACCCAGGAAGTGAAGGACCTGGCCAAGAACCTCGCCATGCAGGTGGCGGCCACCAATCCCATGGCCCTTGACGCCTCGAGCCTCGACGCGGCGGCCGTGGAGCGCGAGCGCGAGGTCTACCGCCAGAAGGCTCTTGAAGAGGGCAAGCCCGCCAATATCGTGGACAAGATCGCCGAGGGCGCGGTCAAGAAGTTCCAGAAGGAAGTCTGCCTCATGGAGCAGCCCTATATCCGCGACGACAAGAAGACCGTGGCCGACGTGGTGCGCGAGGCGGCCAAGGCCGTGAACGACACCATCACGGTGACGGGCTTCGAGCGCATCCAGCTCGCGGCGGAATAA
- a CDS encoding outer membrane homotrimeric porin has protein sequence MKTRREGKMRGKNLLCTLFLAAALLLGGHAPAEAVDFKVSGEWLVGFGAGTGELYSKYREPGHGPKTRTNTNDTFEANQRVRLQLDAVASESLSGTVGIEIGDQRWGMAEQGGALGADGTNVIKLKNAYIDWAVPATDLSFRMGIQGLALPNAAGGSAIMDADVAGIVASYKFTDAVSLTALWMRPVNDNFTGGYFDKTSDRAGYLDNMDLFAVSLPIALDGYEVTPWVMYGMLGRNSLRGLASVNEAEPWETSDGILGLTVPGLTPGFNFAHGSPLTTASTSKTYGSMFWAGLPIVISVLDPLNIEIDLNYGFVEEMGRFDIIKRGNEGDIVRGSTQRQGWLAKALVEYKLEWGVPGIFGWYASGDDGNVKNGSERLPSIAGAGNFTSFIGDGNLAWGSFDDSCDWAMTYSGTWGVGLQLRDITFIEDLTHTFRVAYWGGTNSPSMVKYMESASSWREGYGGDGPYHTTNDGLLEFNLVNQWQVYENLELNLELGYIVNMMDQDTWQKAGYYGGTGNGSFEKQDAWKAQLTFAYSF, from the coding sequence ATGAAGACGAGGCGAGAGGGGAAGATGAGGGGGAAAAACCTGCTCTGCACCCTGTTTTTGGCGGCGGCGCTGCTGCTCGGTGGGCACGCGCCGGCTGAGGCCGTGGACTTCAAGGTGAGCGGCGAATGGCTGGTGGGCTTCGGCGCGGGCACGGGCGAGCTCTACAGCAAGTACCGGGAGCCGGGCCACGGCCCCAAGACGCGCACCAATACCAACGACACCTTTGAGGCCAACCAGCGCGTCCGCCTCCAGCTGGACGCCGTTGCCTCCGAGTCGCTCTCGGGCACTGTGGGCATCGAGATCGGCGACCAGCGCTGGGGCATGGCGGAGCAGGGCGGCGCGCTCGGCGCGGACGGCACCAATGTCATCAAGCTCAAGAACGCCTATATCGACTGGGCGGTCCCCGCCACCGACCTTTCCTTCCGCATGGGCATCCAGGGCCTGGCGCTGCCCAATGCGGCCGGCGGCTCGGCCATCATGGACGCCGACGTGGCCGGCATCGTGGCGAGCTACAAGTTCACGGACGCCGTGAGCCTCACCGCCCTGTGGATGCGGCCGGTCAACGACAACTTCACGGGCGGCTATTTTGACAAGACGAGCGACCGCGCGGGCTACCTCGACAACATGGACCTTTTCGCCGTGTCGCTGCCCATCGCCCTTGACGGCTACGAGGTCACGCCCTGGGTCATGTACGGCATGCTGGGGCGCAACTCGCTGCGCGGGTTGGCCTCCGTGAACGAGGCCGAGCCCTGGGAGACCTCGGACGGCATCCTCGGCCTCACCGTGCCGGGCCTGACGCCGGGCTTCAACTTCGCCCACGGCTCGCCGCTCACCACCGCGAGCACCAGCAAGACCTACGGCAGCATGTTCTGGGCGGGGCTTCCCATCGTCATCTCCGTGCTCGACCCGCTGAACATCGAGATCGACCTCAATTACGGCTTCGTGGAGGAGATGGGCCGATTCGACATCATCAAGCGCGGCAACGAGGGCGACATCGTGCGCGGGAGCACCCAGCGCCAGGGCTGGCTCGCCAAGGCCCTTGTGGAATACAAGCTCGAATGGGGCGTGCCCGGCATCTTCGGCTGGTACGCCTCGGGCGACGACGGCAATGTGAAGAACGGCTCGGAGCGCCTGCCCTCCATCGCCGGCGCGGGCAACTTCACCTCCTTCATCGGCGACGGCAACCTCGCCTGGGGCTCCTTTGACGACAGCTGCGACTGGGCCATGACCTATTCCGGCACCTGGGGCGTGGGCCTGCAACTGCGCGACATCACCTTCATCGAAGACCTGACGCACACCTTCCGCGTGGCGTACTGGGGCGGGACCAACAGCCCGTCCATGGTCAAGTATATGGAAAGCGCCTCTTCGTGGCGCGAGGGCTATGGCGGCGACGGCCCCTACCACACCACCAACGACGGGCTCCTGGAATTCAACCTCGTCAACCAGTGGCAGGTGTATGAAAACCTCGAGCTCAATCTGGAGCTCGGCTATATCGTCAACATGATGGACCAGGACACGTGGCAGAAGGCCGGCTATTACGGCGGCACGGGCAATGGCAGCTTTGAGAAACAGGACGCCTGGAAGGCCCAGCTGACCTTCGCGTATTCGTTCTAG